From one Luteolibacter sp. Y139 genomic stretch:
- a CDS encoding phosphoenolpyruvate hydrolase family protein codes for MPNPWTGKGNPYTRTEVLERLHDTLSKGLPIIAAGAGTGISAKFIEKGGADLIIIYNSGRFRMAGHGSTAGMMAYGDANAVAMEIGEYEVLPIVEETPVICGVHATDPRRRMWHWLGKVKDMGFSGVNNFPTHTIVDGKFRQVLEETGMSVKKEFEMVALARRMDLFSIVYVDAPEEAKAMAESGADVIIAHVGTTVGGSIGVVDATMSLPEAAKRTQLIIDAARTVRDDILFLSHGGPINTPEDAAYINEHTDCVGFVGASSLERMGVEESLTNLTRTFKAIPVKRKH; via the coding sequence ATGCCCAACCCTTGGACCGGAAAAGGAAATCCCTACACGCGCACCGAAGTGCTCGAGCGCCTGCACGACACGCTCTCGAAAGGCCTGCCCATCATCGCCGCCGGCGCTGGCACGGGCATCAGTGCGAAATTCATCGAGAAAGGCGGAGCCGATCTCATCATCATCTACAATAGCGGCCGCTTCCGCATGGCCGGTCACGGCTCCACTGCCGGCATGATGGCCTACGGCGATGCGAATGCCGTGGCCATGGAGATCGGTGAGTACGAAGTGCTGCCGATCGTGGAGGAAACGCCCGTCATCTGCGGTGTCCACGCCACCGACCCACGCCGCCGCATGTGGCACTGGCTCGGCAAGGTGAAGGACATGGGCTTCTCCGGCGTGAACAATTTCCCGACTCACACGATCGTGGACGGCAAGTTCCGCCAGGTCCTCGAGGAGACCGGAATGAGCGTGAAGAAGGAATTCGAGATGGTGGCGCTGGCCCGCCGGATGGACCTCTTCAGCATCGTCTACGTGGATGCGCCCGAGGAAGCGAAGGCGATGGCGGAATCCGGTGCCGATGTGATCATCGCGCACGTGGGCACCACCGTCGGTGGCTCCATCGGCGTGGTGGATGCCACGATGAGCCTGCCGGAAGCGGCGAAGCGCACCCAGCTGATCATCGATGCTGCTCGCACGGTTCGCGATGACATCCTTTTCCTCAGCCACGGTGGCCCGATCAACACGCCGGAAGACGCGGCCTACATCAATGAGCACACCGATTGCGTCGGCTTCGTCGGCGCGTCGTCGCTGGAGCGCATGGGTGTCGAGGAATCGCTGACGAACTTGACCCGCACGTTCAAAGCGATTCCTGTGAAGCGGAAACACTAG
- a CDS encoding 7-carboxy-7-deazaguanine synthase QueE, translated as MLLARLNDGPEIFFTLQGEGVSAGLPAVFIRASLCNLHCRWCDTDHTWNFEGTPWKHDKDADPAYRKHRKADVTIEVPAAEVVSRVAAFPCRRVVLTGGEPLLQQEAWLEVIQGLRAIDPAYVFEVETNGTKPPTPEFRAAVNQFNVSPKLANSGMEARLRTVPAVIDSFATDPKAWFKFVARGEEDVAEILAFTTGHNIPASKVLIMPEGRSAAELDRHGLALTGPCMTHGWRFCDRLHVRLWGDKRGV; from the coding sequence ATGCTCCTCGCCCGCCTCAACGACGGCCCCGAAATCTTTTTTACCCTGCAGGGGGAAGGCGTCTCCGCAGGTCTCCCGGCCGTTTTCATCCGGGCCTCGCTCTGCAACCTCCACTGCCGCTGGTGCGACACCGACCACACCTGGAATTTCGAGGGGACCCCGTGGAAGCACGACAAGGACGCCGACCCGGCCTACCGGAAGCATCGCAAGGCTGACGTGACGATCGAGGTCCCCGCCGCGGAAGTCGTTTCCCGCGTGGCCGCCTTTCCCTGTCGCCGCGTGGTGCTCACCGGCGGCGAACCCTTGCTCCAGCAGGAGGCGTGGCTGGAGGTCATCCAAGGCCTGAGAGCCATCGACCCGGCCTACGTCTTCGAGGTGGAAACCAATGGCACCAAGCCGCCCACGCCCGAATTCCGCGCCGCGGTGAATCAGTTCAATGTCTCGCCCAAGCTGGCGAATTCCGGGATGGAAGCCCGCCTGCGCACCGTCCCGGCGGTCATCGACTCCTTCGCTACGGACCCCAAGGCCTGGTTCAAGTTCGTCGCCCGCGGCGAGGAGGACGTGGCGGAAATCCTCGCCTTCACCACCGGGCACAACATTCCCGCCAGCAAGGTGTTGATCATGCCAGAGGGCCGCAGTGCCGCCGAACTCGACCGGCACGGCCTCGCCCTCACCGGCCCGTGCATGACGCACGGCTGGCGCTTCTGCGACCGCCTCCACGTCCGGCTATGGGGGGACAAGCGGGGCGTCTGA
- a CDS encoding DUF2891 domain-containing protein, whose protein sequence is MFRHFIPVIIAALVPIAGFAQEIPMTSEQAAGFVKLALAGIDREYPNKTGHVTTGPDDMKSPKGMHPVFYGHFDWHSSVHGHWTLVKLLKQFPDAPFAGEVRSVLKGRFTAEGLAAEAAYFEPKENRSFERMYGWAWALRLALELRTWDDPDARTWARDLEPLEKEIVGLAKEYLPKLDWPVRCGFHPETSFPLGQMLDYARGTGEAELEKLLLEKCRQFYGKDRDYPVTYEPSGNDFFSPGLNVADLMRRVLPAEEFSTWLDGYFPALAAGKAGNLLTPVNVSDPTDGHLIHLAGLNLNRAWTMRGIASVLPEGDARRKVLLDAADRHAQAGLALVATGHYEGEHWLGSFAVYLLSGTGRGK, encoded by the coding sequence GTGTTTCGTCACTTCATCCCCGTGATCATCGCCGCCCTTGTTCCCATCGCCGGATTCGCTCAGGAGATTCCGATGACGAGCGAGCAGGCGGCGGGCTTCGTGAAACTGGCGCTGGCGGGAATCGACCGCGAATACCCGAACAAGACCGGTCACGTGACGACCGGGCCGGACGACATGAAGTCACCGAAGGGGATGCACCCGGTGTTTTACGGGCACTTCGACTGGCACTCCTCGGTCCATGGGCACTGGACACTGGTGAAGCTGCTCAAGCAGTTCCCGGACGCGCCCTTTGCGGGTGAGGTGCGGAGCGTGCTCAAGGGCCGCTTTACCGCGGAAGGACTGGCGGCTGAGGCGGCGTATTTCGAGCCCAAGGAGAATCGCAGCTTCGAGCGGATGTATGGCTGGGCGTGGGCGCTGCGACTGGCGCTGGAACTGCGCACTTGGGATGATCCGGATGCGCGGACGTGGGCTCGGGATCTGGAGCCGCTGGAGAAGGAAATCGTGGGCCTGGCGAAGGAATACCTGCCGAAGCTCGATTGGCCGGTCCGATGTGGATTTCACCCCGAGACGTCATTTCCGCTCGGGCAGATGCTCGACTATGCCCGTGGTACGGGTGAGGCGGAGCTTGAGAAGCTGCTGCTTGAAAAGTGCCGGCAGTTCTACGGCAAGGATCGCGACTATCCGGTAACCTACGAGCCATCGGGCAACGACTTCTTTTCGCCGGGCCTGAATGTCGCGGACCTGATGCGGCGGGTGCTGCCGGCGGAGGAATTTTCGACGTGGCTCGATGGCTACTTTCCCGCGCTGGCCGCGGGCAAGGCTGGCAATCTGCTGACTCCGGTGAATGTCAGCGATCCGACCGACGGGCACCTGATTCACTTGGCCGGGCTCAATTTGAACCGGGCCTGGACCATGCGCGGAATCGCTTCGGTGCTGCCGGAGGGTGATGCGCGGAGGAAGGTTTTGTTAGATGCCGCCGACAGGCATGCGCAGGCCGGACTCGCGCTGGTGGCCACGGGCCACTACGAGGGCGAGCACTGGCTGGGGTCCTTCGCGGTCTATCTCCTAAGCGGGACAGGCCGGGGGAAATGA
- a CDS encoding Tm-1-like ATP-binding domain-containing protein, giving the protein MATIAVLGALDTKGEEHAFVANLIRRRGHEVLLIDVGSGGPPVVKPDVTREEVAAAGKIDLAALSGRRDRGECVVAMSKAAPKMVEKLFRDGRIEGIISLGGGGGTAIGTAAMRALPIGFPKVMVSTLASGNTAPYLGEKDIVMIPSIADVAGLNRLSRVIFSRAAGAICGMVDAEIATSDAKPLIVASMFGNTTACVTEAKRILEDAGYEVLVFAATGAGGRAMEALIGSGMVAGVLDITTTEWADELVGGVLTAGPERLDAAGEAAVPCVIAPGCLDMVNFGVQESVPKRFTGRNFYIHNPQVTLMRTTPDECAELGEIIAAKVNMFAAPSAVMIPKKAISVISAPGQPFHDTAADRALFAALKRDARVPVLEYDMEINDPAFARACAEKLLELMRAVDSE; this is encoded by the coding sequence ATGGCCACCATCGCTGTTCTCGGAGCGCTCGATACCAAAGGTGAGGAGCATGCCTTCGTCGCCAACCTCATCCGCCGCCGCGGGCATGAGGTGCTTTTGATCGACGTCGGCAGCGGTGGTCCGCCGGTGGTGAAGCCGGATGTCACCCGCGAGGAGGTGGCTGCGGCAGGGAAAATTGATTTGGCTGCCCTTTCGGGGCGTCGCGACCGCGGTGAATGCGTGGTCGCGATGTCGAAGGCGGCGCCGAAGATGGTGGAGAAGCTGTTCCGCGACGGCCGGATCGAGGGGATCATCTCGCTGGGCGGTGGTGGTGGCACGGCGATCGGCACCGCGGCGATGCGTGCGCTGCCGATTGGTTTCCCGAAGGTGATGGTGTCGACCCTGGCGAGCGGGAATACCGCGCCGTATCTCGGGGAAAAGGATATCGTGATGATTCCGAGCATCGCCGATGTGGCGGGATTGAACCGTCTTTCGCGAGTGATTTTCTCCCGCGCTGCCGGTGCAATCTGCGGGATGGTGGATGCGGAGATCGCGACGTCTGATGCGAAGCCGCTGATCGTAGCGAGCATGTTTGGCAACACGACGGCGTGCGTGACCGAGGCGAAAAGGATTCTCGAAGATGCCGGCTATGAGGTGCTCGTTTTCGCCGCCACCGGTGCTGGTGGTCGTGCAATGGAGGCCTTGATTGGCAGTGGCATGGTGGCCGGCGTGCTGGACATCACGACCACCGAGTGGGCGGACGAGCTGGTCGGCGGTGTGCTGACGGCCGGGCCTGAACGGCTCGATGCCGCGGGTGAAGCGGCGGTGCCGTGCGTGATCGCGCCCGGGTGCCTCGACATGGTGAACTTCGGCGTGCAGGAGAGCGTGCCGAAGCGGTTCACGGGGCGGAATTTTTACATCCATAACCCGCAGGTCACGCTGATGCGGACCACGCCGGATGAGTGCGCGGAGCTGGGAGAAATCATTGCGGCGAAGGTGAACATGTTCGCCGCGCCGAGTGCGGTGATGATTCCGAAGAAGGCGATCAGCGTGATCAGTGCGCCGGGCCAGCCATTCCATGATACGGCGGCCGACCGGGCGCTCTTCGCGGCGCTGAAGCGTGACGCGCGGGTGCCCGTCTTGGAATACGACATGGAGATCAATGACCCGGCCTTTGCCCGGGCTTGTGCGGAGAAACTGCTGGAGCTGATGCGGGCGGTGGATTCGGAATAG